Proteins encoded by one window of Phycisphaerae bacterium:
- a CDS encoding glycosyl hydrolase family 28-related protein, with product MFSKHLKFYILLVITVFLYTEVHASDYAYFNVRDYGAAGDGIADDTSAIQAAINAVSAAGTGVVFVPYGTYRITSTLQLKARVSLLGDSQGSVGGSIIKAGGNLSAMIQTLQDQGSYLAIDDLTFDGSANQGYSVTWALDLADFLASRIGSVKIFNINGGGIWSRSSGTGPSWVNWFIDSEIYITGNNYALRLGSSDSFIKGLYVNGGLGLYEDENSGNVYRDCIVENCVYGLIVQTPGGSNNFISVVNSRFRNNTYGVYFNYTSAFQTYATIQNCEFENNSSADVYLKNANHISLVENKFKTANPSLGQNIYMTGDVDYISAVDNWFAGSSQAMTGSNSCSVNNKFSVAMWPPLFEAESRNFVDPLNPNVINVKDYGTVGNGTHDDAPNIQNAINAAQPGDVVYFPKGKYAIYSTINLTKSGITLLGDGKSLNYHTRIQVRANLTSMFNTPSAVSDVTIANMCLYGTSSTGPYTVGCALYLDKATNFVIDRVNINTVTGDGIYLGGDNNLIANCILGADGWQVIITGTGNIINSSYVACGDDGSGVQISGPGGNQILNTHIDRSYEAGIRFVNPSSNPASTLIYNCYMDINKIAIDFDYAATQNANVQIKACVFRTNPTTINIKNAHGITIEGCTSAQGTVPVFLMTSGNVDYLIFSANQFLGSVYVPGSHSVVRGNGGYVTGGLGSITVPAAPTNLNADVNDGTVVLDWNDNQEIYLSHYNVYRALSSGGPYMWIATDVADSAYIDYDTDGEICYYAVTAVDETNNESNYSQEIMVDCNPNADFNGDGIVDFEDFATLAIQWHQLPGVPSADITPANGGDNFVDMLDLKVLAEQWLQP from the coding sequence ATGTTTTCAAAACATCTTAAATTCTATATTTTACTGGTTATTACCGTATTCCTCTATACGGAAGTGCATGCTTCGGATTATGCTTATTTCAATGTCAGGGACTATGGCGCGGCAGGTGACGGCATAGCGGATGACACCTCGGCAATTCAGGCCGCGATAAACGCGGTATCTGCGGCGGGGACAGGGGTGGTATTTGTTCCATACGGAACATATCGAATCACAAGCACTCTGCAGTTGAAGGCTCGTGTTTCCTTATTAGGCGATTCACAGGGCAGCGTCGGGGGGAGCATTATAAAAGCCGGCGGCAACCTGTCAGCGATGATTCAAACACTTCAGGACCAAGGTTCGTATCTGGCCATTGATGATTTAACTTTTGACGGTTCAGCCAATCAGGGTTACAGCGTTACCTGGGCATTGGATTTGGCAGACTTTCTTGCCAGCCGAATCGGTTCGGTGAAAATCTTCAATATTAACGGCGGCGGAATCTGGTCGCGCAGCTCAGGTACCGGGCCAAGCTGGGTTAACTGGTTCATAGATTCGGAGATATACATTACCGGGAATAATTATGCCCTTCGGTTGGGATCAAGCGATTCTTTTATAAAGGGGCTTTATGTCAATGGCGGGCTGGGCCTTTATGAAGACGAGAACTCAGGCAATGTATATCGGGATTGCATCGTTGAAAATTGTGTATATGGTTTAATTGTGCAAACACCCGGCGGCAGTAATAACTTTATATCCGTTGTAAACAGCAGATTCAGGAATAACACGTACGGGGTATATTTTAATTACACAAGCGCTTTTCAAACTTATGCAACCATTCAGAATTGTGAGTTCGAGAACAATTCATCTGCGGACGTGTATCTGAAAAATGCCAACCATATCAGTCTGGTTGAAAACAAGTTTAAAACGGCCAATCCTTCGCTGGGGCAAAATATTTATATGACCGGTGATGTGGATTATATTTCAGCGGTCGATAACTGGTTTGCCGGGAGCAGTCAGGCAATGACAGGCTCTAATTCGTGTTCTGTTAACAACAAGTTTTCTGTTGCTATGTGGCCGCCGTTATTTGAAGCTGAAAGCAGGAACTTCGTCGATCCTCTTAATCCCAATGTAATAAATGTCAAAGATTACGGGACAGTCGGTAACGGGACGCATGATGATGCCCCTAATATTCAGAACGCCATAAACGCGGCACAGCCGGGCGATGTGGTTTATTTTCCAAAGGGCAAATATGCGATTTATTCAACCATTAATCTTACCAAAAGCGGAATCACACTTTTGGGTGACGGTAAGTCACTGAATTATCATACTCGTATACAGGTCCGTGCGAACCTGACATCTATGTTCAATACTCCATCCGCTGTCAGCGATGTTACGATAGCAAATATGTGCCTTTATGGTACTTCAAGTACCGGTCCCTATACTGTTGGATGTGCCTTGTATCTGGATAAGGCAACGAATTTTGTGATAGACCGTGTAAACATAAATACTGTAACAGGAGACGGGATTTATTTAGGCGGCGATAATAATTTAATCGCAAACTGCATCTTAGGTGCCGATGGATGGCAGGTGATAATTACCGGTACCGGTAATATAATAAATTCCAGTTATGTTGCATGCGGAGATGACGGTTCCGGAGTACAAATAAGCGGCCCCGGCGGAAATCAGATATTGAACACGCACATTGACCGTAGCTATGAGGCAGGAATCCGATTCGTAAATCCGTCATCAAATCCTGCCAGTACCCTGATTTATAACTGTTATATGGATATTAATAAAATCGCGATTGATTTTGACTATGCTGCTACGCAAAATGCCAACGTGCAGATTAAGGCCTGTGTATTTCGTACCAACCCCACCACTATAAACATTAAGAATGCCCATGGTATTACAATTGAAGGCTGCACATCCGCCCAGGGAACAGTACCTGTTTTTTTGATGACATCCGGCAATGTTGATTACCTGATTTTCTCGGCTAACCAATTTCTCGGTTCGGTTTATGTGCCGGGCAGCCATTCGGTAGTAAGGGGCAATGGCGGATATGTCACCGGGGGCCTCGGCAGTATTACAGTGCCGGCGGCGCCGACAAACTTAAATGCCGATGTCAATGATGGAACGGTGGTTCTTGATTGGAATGATAATCAGGAGATTTATTTGTCGCATTATAATGTGTACCGTGCGTTATCTTCCGGGGGGCCTTATATGTGGATTGCCACCGATGTCGCAGACAGCGCATATATTGATTACGATACAGACGGTGAAATCTGCTATTACGCAGTAACCGCCGTCGATGAGACCAATAATGAATCAAATTATTCACAGGAAATTATGGTCGACTGCAATCCCAATGCGGATTTTAATGGTGATGGAATAGTAGATTTTGAAGACTTTGCGACTTTAGCCATTCAATGGCATCAGTTGCCCGGTGTTCCTTCTGCCGACATAACGCCGGCTAACGGCGGCGATAACTTCGTGGATATGTTAGATTTGAAAGTCCTTGCGGAACAATGGCTGCAGCCGTAA
- a CDS encoding DUF4861 family protein, translating to MKYLFVTLTMVFIVNSAAISGDSKVKSQLAGQDEILRTDITGDGNIDIIERYCNGKRVRWFDENGNMSASDTNGDMTGDCLQIDMDDDGFYDGSSDVTVKWVDTNKDGRADWQFYVRNPVPNQGKNTGGKAVFMAFEDVDGDGVMHYIDWRTFTLESWANQGAQFFPDYNGNSLFIKTHVAPHALKNIQYNWENPFAFYDFDDDGCSEMCIRMTDKLPPDGTINDVHIGFDIDNDSQAGNETDYDFTLYFTGGELDYSSKFHSIPGLKASDWALPYFQHQEWRTIDELSYIEHNECFEATFNTDWKTCWFVFDEDDDDHRWERVEMYQPRDPYTLRVGGLSHHIQSDILGDRGEFDSDNSGKGQLYFSPWDGRVHLYGAEWGAWTVDSNAQYHNGINAGQATSAKTPEKVGEVVHYRDTNGNGFFDLIEWDFDGDRQTDCFVSLLKYGSDERPLLDTDKAGWSGINKAFTQQAKKSWRQAYDLYAVCRARGLVDANMSEIASPASVWQKYSDGAKLKEKLFWMIDSKLRDRPEKRAVLQKYFFTADFEKLSEFVRTVEFTDFRKGDTVEFVLENPLKVSRKNELITIPFGELKGIDSASYSVKREERVLPCQLADFDFDGINDAVVFLVDLDAEETVTVRIENATANDQVSAKMTHAELSVRALLPEAMGSGKLVDEGCFISKKIMVRRGDKKSSDYRFEGPLIESDKIGYRLYWDNRGAIDAYGKTNQAFIGDAHTAKKSHHTMQPWGRDILHNGIALGAGGLGVGIDNKRFSPSSADYGEIVVGNMGPIFSSYRMIYKGIDYEGKKYDMTWDIAIWAGQHAMMHDVTITKGGKCQLLAALTNHSDMNDVTMKDALNNKGKFDYVATFGKQVFADANKKLAKKSTEKMGLGLLWERGQLKELKSSDVEFEAVFKLAEHITYYSFATYNGEKEQSIDSDEDFYSYVDRLAASKANPVIIKSGSKIISQ from the coding sequence ATGAAGTATCTATTTGTCACGTTGACAATGGTTTTTATTGTAAACAGTGCGGCAATTTCCGGAGATTCGAAGGTGAAGAGCCAACTGGCCGGGCAGGATGAGATTCTTCGTACCGATATTACCGGAGACGGCAACATCGATATTATCGAGCGGTACTGTAATGGGAAAAGGGTGCGATGGTTTGACGAAAACGGCAATATGTCGGCATCTGACACAAATGGAGACATGACAGGAGATTGTCTGCAAATCGATATGGATGATGACGGGTTTTATGACGGGTCATCTGATGTTACGGTAAAGTGGGTCGATACGAACAAGGATGGGCGGGCAGACTGGCAGTTTTATGTGAGAAATCCTGTCCCGAATCAAGGCAAAAACACAGGCGGGAAAGCGGTTTTTATGGCGTTCGAGGACGTCGATGGTGACGGAGTGATGCATTATATTGACTGGCGAACATTCACTCTCGAAAGTTGGGCAAATCAGGGGGCACAGTTTTTCCCTGATTACAACGGCAATTCGCTTTTCATCAAAACACATGTAGCTCCGCATGCGTTGAAAAACATTCAATATAACTGGGAAAATCCTTTTGCGTTTTATGATTTTGATGACGACGGCTGTAGTGAAATGTGTATTAGAATGACGGACAAACTTCCTCCTGATGGAACAATCAATGATGTGCACATCGGTTTTGACATTGATAATGACAGCCAGGCAGGTAATGAAACAGATTATGACTTTACTTTATATTTCACTGGTGGAGAACTGGATTATAGTTCGAAATTTCACTCCATACCGGGATTGAAAGCTTCCGATTGGGCGCTGCCGTATTTTCAGCATCAGGAATGGCGTACTATTGATGAATTATCGTACATTGAACATAATGAGTGTTTCGAGGCGACTTTTAATACGGATTGGAAAACCTGCTGGTTTGTTTTTGATGAAGATGATGACGATCACAGGTGGGAGCGGGTTGAAATGTATCAGCCCAGAGACCCTTACACGCTAAGAGTCGGCGGTTTATCTCACCATATCCAAAGCGATATACTTGGCGATCGGGGGGAATTCGACTCCGATAACAGCGGAAAAGGACAGCTTTATTTCAGCCCATGGGATGGCAGAGTACATTTATATGGAGCTGAGTGGGGAGCATGGACAGTTGACAGCAATGCCCAGTATCATAACGGAATCAATGCGGGCCAGGCGACATCGGCAAAAACTCCGGAAAAAGTCGGAGAAGTAGTGCATTATAGAGATACAAACGGCAACGGTTTTTTTGACTTGATTGAATGGGATTTTGACGGTGACAGGCAAACGGATTGTTTTGTGTCACTGCTGAAATACGGCAGTGATGAGCGGCCGCTGCTTGATACAGACAAAGCAGGATGGAGCGGTATCAATAAGGCATTTACGCAACAAGCCAAAAAATCATGGCGTCAGGCATACGATTTATACGCAGTGTGCCGGGCCAGAGGTCTGGTCGATGCGAATATGAGTGAAATAGCATCGCCGGCTTCAGTATGGCAGAAATATTCAGACGGGGCCAAGCTCAAAGAAAAGCTGTTTTGGATGATAGACTCAAAACTCAGAGACAGACCTGAGAAACGTGCTGTTCTGCAAAAATACTTTTTCACAGCGGATTTTGAAAAACTGTCTGAATTTGTCAGGACAGTGGAGTTTACAGATTTCAGGAAGGGCGACACTGTTGAGTTTGTTTTGGAAAATCCGCTTAAAGTAAGCAGAAAAAATGAATTAATAACAATCCCATTCGGTGAACTAAAGGGAATCGATTCGGCATCGTACAGCGTGAAGCGGGAAGAACGAGTACTGCCTTGCCAGCTTGCCGATTTCGATTTCGACGGGATAAATGACGCGGTGGTTTTTCTTGTCGATTTGGATGCCGAAGAGACTGTTACCGTGAGAATAGAAAATGCAACTGCGAACGACCAGGTATCGGCAAAGATGACGCACGCTGAATTATCTGTTCGTGCTCTGTTACCCGAAGCAATGGGCAGCGGTAAGCTGGTCGATGAGGGATGTTTCATATCGAAAAAAATAATGGTGAGACGCGGTGATAAGAAAAGCTCTGATTACCGTTTTGAAGGGCCTTTGATAGAGAGCGACAAAATCGGGTATCGTTTGTACTGGGATAATCGCGGAGCTATCGATGCGTATGGCAAGACGAATCAGGCTTTTATAGGCGATGCACATACGGCGAAAAAAAGCCATCATACTATGCAGCCGTGGGGCAGAGATATCCTGCATAACGGTATCGCTTTAGGCGCAGGCGGGCTGGGAGTCGGTATTGACAATAAACGATTTAGTCCGTCATCCGCTGATTATGGCGAAATAGTGGTCGGCAATATGGGGCCGATATTCAGCAGCTATCGAATGATATATAAAGGGATCGACTATGAGGGAAAGAAATATGATATGACCTGGGATATAGCCATCTGGGCCGGGCAGCATGCGATGATGCACGATGTAACAATCACAAAAGGCGGTAAATGTCAGCTTCTTGCGGCTCTGACTAATCATTCCGATATGAATGATGTTACAATGAAAGATGCATTGAATAACAAAGGCAAATTTGACTACGTGGCGACATTTGGGAAGCAGGTTTTTGCGGATGCTAACAAAAAATTAGCCAAAAAAAGTACCGAGAAAATGGGATTAGGATTATTATGGGAAAGAGGACAACTAAAGGAATTAAAGAGCAGCGACGTTGAATTCGAGGCTGTTTTTAAACTCGCAGAACATATTACTTATTACTCATTTGCCACTTATAATGGTGAAAAAGAACAGTCGATAGATAGCGATGAGGATTTTTATTCTTATGTAGACAGACTGGCCGCTTCGAAGGCAAATCCTGTCATCATCAAATCCGGCTCAAAGATAATTTCACAATAA
- a CDS encoding platelet-activating factor acetylhydrolase IB subunit, with translation MKKLFFLALIITAILYGNTCQAGLFGRTKANPCDVKIGSHAAVTPESRAKKKDWWLPRHQAVIDRVRQGNVDLIIIGDSITQGWGGVGKKVWDKYYAGRNAVNMGFNGDCTQHVLWRLQNGEIDGINPKLAVILIGINNDVDSSAEQIADGIKAVVCQLRTKLPETKVLVLGIFPRGYGKQMRNKKSDATMNLMWEKNDQANKLASKIADNKMIFYLNINKKFLNKKGVLTREIMPDLVHPNEKGYQIWAEAVEPTIVKLMGEKKK, from the coding sequence GTGAAAAAGTTATTTTTCCTGGCGTTAATCATTACAGCAATTTTATACGGCAATACCTGTCAGGCTGGTTTATTTGGTCGGACAAAAGCTAATCCCTGTGATGTAAAAATCGGCTCGCATGCCGCGGTTACTCCGGAATCGAGAGCCAAAAAAAAGGACTGGTGGCTGCCGCGCCATCAGGCTGTCATTGACAGGGTCAGGCAGGGAAATGTTGATTTGATAATAATTGGCGATTCAATCACACAAGGCTGGGGAGGGGTCGGCAAAAAAGTGTGGGATAAGTATTATGCAGGTCGCAATGCTGTTAATATGGGCTTTAACGGAGACTGCACTCAGCACGTTCTATGGCGGCTGCAAAACGGTGAAATCGATGGTATCAACCCGAAACTCGCGGTAATATTGATTGGAATAAATAACGACGTAGATTCATCGGCTGAACAAATCGCCGACGGCATTAAGGCTGTCGTTTGTCAACTGAGAACAAAACTGCCGGAGACTAAGGTTTTAGTGCTGGGAATTTTCCCGAGAGGCTATGGGAAACAAATGAGAAACAAAAAATCCGATGCCACAATGAATCTGATGTGGGAAAAGAACGATCAGGCAAACAAACTCGCCTCGAAAATCGCCGATAATAAAATGATATTTTATTTGAATATAAATAAAAAGTTTTTAAACAAAAAGGGCGTGCTTACCAGGGAGATAATGCCCGACCTGGTGCACCCGAACGAAAAGGGTTATCAGATATGGGCCGAGGCTGTGGAGCCGACGATTGTGAAACTTATGGGCGAGAAAAAGAAATAA
- a CDS encoding ATP-binding protein, which translates to MSRIEPQQYLDFAPVIFVALDIDGNIMVANKKTCQLLRCGRDQIIGKNWFENFLPEEIRPAIRQFHQQLIASQTGTITYHENPIVALDGKQRIIAWHNMPICDDSGKVTGMLAAGEDITEKKLIEEDLENARKQAKQMAEQADKANHAKGEFLAHMSHEIRTPMNAIIGFSEILSEQQLTAEQAEYVGIIKQSSENLLEIINDILDFSKIESGILDMDIMEFSLDDLIIAIAALMGHLARQKQLDFKVIPQTSLPERIKTDPARLRQCLINLLSNAIKFTERGHVYLYLRYQRAGDKAELVFDVEDTGIGIPHDKQAIIFNAFTQVDAGTARKYGGTGLGLAITKQLTEILGGKLSLKSAAGKGSVFTIVLNTELLTSQQRMLGQQDFLHLINLENMAHAGANPDMAIMNEDKAAEELCENEVAVIRLNN; encoded by the coding sequence ATGAGTCGTATAGAGCCGCAGCAGTACCTTGATTTTGCACCTGTGATATTTGTTGCACTGGATATTGACGGCAACATAATGGTCGCCAATAAAAAGACCTGTCAGTTGCTCCGGTGCGGACGGGACCAGATAATCGGCAAAAACTGGTTTGAAAATTTCCTGCCGGAAGAAATAAGGCCGGCCATCAGACAATTTCATCAACAGCTTATCGCCAGTCAGACAGGAACTATTACATATCATGAAAATCCCATAGTTGCCTTAGATGGAAAACAGCGGATTATCGCCTGGCACAATATGCCGATTTGCGATGACAGCGGAAAAGTTACCGGTATGCTGGCCGCAGGCGAGGATATTACAGAGAAAAAACTGATTGAGGAAGACCTTGAAAATGCCCGCAAGCAGGCCAAACAGATGGCTGAACAGGCAGACAAGGCAAACCACGCCAAAGGCGAGTTTCTCGCACATATGAGCCATGAAATACGTACTCCGATGAATGCCATAATCGGGTTTAGTGAAATCCTGTCGGAGCAGCAGTTGACTGCCGAGCAGGCTGAATATGTAGGCATTATCAAACAGAGTTCGGAAAATCTGCTTGAGATTATAAATGACATTCTCGATTTTTCTAAAATAGAGTCGGGCATACTTGATATGGATATTATGGAATTTTCGCTGGACGACCTGATAATTGCCATTGCGGCTCTTATGGGCCATTTGGCAAGGCAGAAGCAGCTTGATTTTAAGGTTATCCCTCAGACATCTCTGCCGGAAAGAATTAAAACCGACCCTGCCAGGCTTAGGCAGTGCCTTATCAATCTCTTGAGTAATGCGATAAAGTTTACCGAGCGGGGGCACGTATATTTATATCTGCGGTATCAGCGGGCAGGGGACAAAGCGGAATTGGTTTTTGATGTTGAGGATACGGGCATAGGAATACCGCATGACAAACAGGCGATAATATTTAACGCTTTTACGCAGGTCGATGCCGGCACAGCGAGAAAATATGGCGGAACAGGGCTGGGACTTGCAATAACAAAACAGCTTACAGAAATACTTGGCGGAAAATTGAGTCTAAAAAGCGCGGCCGGCAAAGGTTCGGTATTTACGATTGTGCTTAATACTGAATTGCTGACTTCGCAGCAGAGGATGCTTGGGCAGCAGGATTTTTTGCATCTTATAAATTTAGAAAATATGGCACACGCAGGAGCAAACCCTGATATGGCAATTATGAACGAGGACAAGGCTGCCGAGGAGTTATGCGAAAATGAAGTAGCCGTCATTCGGCTAAATAACTAA
- a CDS encoding ferritin family protein — MANLESVEDVLRFAVGREVEANVFYNLLSQYTDNPQIRALCVEFAADELEHKAKLELELMKLGSVVKPYAANNTFLPKPLDYMVDMAKVMQMDYENLLIFAMGKEKTSFRLYVDLLPRVTRPSLREVLMELAEEEARHKVSFELEYDMISADKEQESK; from the coding sequence ATGGCAAATCTTGAAAGTGTTGAGGATGTTCTGCGTTTTGCTGTCGGCAGAGAGGTAGAGGCCAACGTTTTTTACAACCTGCTTTCGCAATACACGGATAATCCGCAGATTCGGGCATTGTGCGTTGAATTTGCCGCCGATGAGCTCGAACACAAGGCAAAACTCGAACTTGAACTAATGAAGCTCGGCAGCGTGGTAAAGCCTTATGCGGCAAACAATACATTTTTGCCGAAACCGCTCGATTATATGGTCGATATGGCAAAGGTTATGCAGATGGATTATGAGAACCTGCTGATTTTTGCAATGGGAAAGGAAAAAACGTCCTTCAGATTATATGTCGATCTGCTGCCGAGGGTAACCAGGCCGTCGCTTCGGGAAGTTCTGATGGAACTGGCCGAGGAGGAAGCGAGACATAAAGTAAGTTTCGAGCTCGAATACGATATGATTTCCGCCGACAAGGAACAGGAGTCTAAATAA
- a CDS encoding sialate O-acetylesterase, producing MGKKSISVSCFFIIILLVSSAYSDIKPAAIFCDHMVLQQKSDAPIWGWSSPGEKITVQASWLKDSVSAVADKHGSWKLEIRTPDAGGPYNIKISGQNEIILSDVLIGEVWLCSGQSNMVIPLDWLGTEKSKKDIEEANNPQIRIFDIKDRFSIYEEKDCIGSWNAWLPATSDNIKLFSAVGYYFGERLQEELNVPIGLISSHWGGTAAESWMDLDTIKKFQRLKKSAEIISRARDRNEPPDDAFRKVADDWLKKVNVQDDGIKHKWFEKDMNDADWPQMNQPSRWSGTSLNGVYGIVWFRKEFALPTTASPQNMVLDLGNIDDIDSVWINNNYISTTIGYSTRRTYKIPAAFLNEGRNVIAVRIINTGGDGGFAAAKENLKITSAGKETYSLAGQWRYKTSNPKTDWQTPQFTVINQSSPTALFNTMIAPLIPFRIAGVIWYQGESNVLFPIEYRTLFPAMIKNWRNRWQQGAFPFYYVQIAPCNYGDNAYSQALREAQMMTLSEPNTGMAVTMDIGEEKNIHPRNKYDVGDRLAKWALSKDYGRTDIVFSGPLYKKMKIEGNSIRLFFDYTHGGLIAEGNELTDFTIAGKDRNFLPAKAVIDGETVVVSSPRVEKPVAVRFAWSNYAQPNLFNTASLPASSFRTDNWPLAVPH from the coding sequence ATGGGAAAAAAGTCAATCTCTGTAAGTTGTTTTTTTATAATAATCCTGCTCGTATCCTCCGCTTATTCCGATATTAAACCTGCGGCTATTTTTTGTGACCACATGGTACTTCAGCAGAAAAGTGATGCGCCGATATGGGGCTGGTCTTCGCCGGGTGAAAAAATAACTGTTCAAGCAAGCTGGTTGAAGGATAGCGTATCCGCTGTTGCCGACAAACATGGCAGCTGGAAGCTTGAAATCAGAACCCCCGACGCGGGAGGACCATATAATATTAAAATCAGCGGGCAAAACGAGATTATTCTGTCAGATGTTTTAATCGGCGAGGTTTGGCTCTGTTCCGGACAGTCAAATATGGTGATTCCTTTGGATTGGCTCGGCACGGAAAAAAGCAAAAAAGATATCGAAGAAGCAAATAACCCGCAAATAAGAATTTTCGATATAAAGGACAGATTTTCAATTTACGAAGAAAAGGATTGTATAGGGTCGTGGAACGCCTGGCTGCCCGCAACAAGTGACAATATAAAATTATTCTCTGCGGTCGGATATTATTTCGGCGAAAGGCTTCAGGAAGAACTGAATGTTCCAATCGGACTTATCTCTTCGCACTGGGGCGGAACTGCTGCCGAGTCATGGATGGACCTCGATACAATCAAAAAGTTTCAGAGACTGAAAAAGTCGGCCGAAATTATTTCCCGCGCCAGAGACAGGAACGAACCCCCTGACGACGCCTTTAGGAAAGTGGCGGATGACTGGCTTAAAAAAGTTAACGTTCAGGACGATGGAATAAAACACAAATGGTTCGAAAAGGATATGAATGACGCCGATTGGCCGCAAATGAACCAGCCTTCGCGGTGGAGCGGGACTTCTCTTAATGGCGTGTATGGAATCGTCTGGTTCAGAAAAGAATTTGCTTTGCCGACAACTGCCTCGCCGCAAAATATGGTTTTGGATTTGGGAAATATAGACGACATCGACAGCGTCTGGATTAACAATAATTATATCAGCACCACCATAGGATACAGTACAAGAAGAACATATAAAATACCTGCCGCGTTTCTGAATGAAGGCAGGAATGTAATTGCCGTTCGTATAATTAACACCGGCGGTGACGGCGGGTTTGCCGCAGCAAAAGAAAATCTTAAAATCACTTCTGCCGGCAAAGAAACATACTCTCTGGCAGGACAGTGGAGGTACAAAACCTCCAATCCGAAAACTGACTGGCAGACGCCGCAGTTTACAGTTATTAATCAAAGTTCCCCTACCGCGTTGTTTAACACGATGATTGCGCCGCTCATACCTTTCAGAATAGCGGGTGTGATATGGTATCAGGGAGAAAGTAATGTTTTATTTCCAATTGAATACAGAACATTATTTCCTGCGATGATTAAAAACTGGCGAAACAGATGGCAACAGGGAGCTTTCCCGTTTTATTATGTTCAGATTGCACCGTGTAATTATGGCGATAATGCTTACAGCCAGGCCCTGCGCGAGGCGCAAATGATGACTCTTTCTGAGCCGAATACGGGAATGGCCGTTACGATGGATATAGGAGAGGAAAAAAATATTCATCCGAGAAACAAATATGACGTCGGCGACAGGCTTGCGAAATGGGCTCTCAGCAAAGACTATGGCAGAACAGATATTGTTTTTTCAGGACCGTTATACAAAAAAATGAAAATCGAAGGGAATTCGATTCGGTTGTTTTTCGATTATACACACGGCGGATTGATTGCCGAAGGTAATGAGTTGACGGACTTTACAATCGCCGGAAAAGACAGGAATTTTTTGCCCGCTAAGGCTGTCATCGACGGAGAAACTGTCGTCGTGTCAAGCCCACGGGTAGAAAAACCGGTTGCTGTTCGATTTGCATGGAGTAATTATGCCCAGCCAAATCTTTTCAATACGGCATCTCTGCCGGCATCGTCTTTTAGAACAGATAACTGGCCCCTGGCAGTTCCCCATTAA